The Caldanaerobius fijiensis DSM 17918 DNA segment GGTTATACAGTATTCTTTATTTATTGCCTCGAAGGAGGTGGATTTCTCCAGTATTTTACCTATATTAGAAGATGGTATAATGCTCCCGCTGAAAACCGCTTTTCAGATAACCCTCGAATTTCCGTTTACGGAAATAATAGCCTTTACTACCGTATATCCTATGCTGTCAAAACCACAAAAGGCATTTAGCATGACCCTCGCTGCTCTCACAGCTGCAGCTGTAGTTATAGCATTGAATGACATATTTATAATATCAATATTAGGCGTGAATGAAACGGCCAGAATATCATTCCCGTTGTACATAGCTATTACCATGGTGAGGATTGGTTTTATACAGAACATGGATGCTCTGGTTGTTATTATCCTGGTGATAAACGGCTTCTTTAAAGTCGCGATTTTTTATTATGCTTGTGTGGAAAGTATACAAAAGCTCTTTAATTTCAAAGATTATAGGTTTTTGCTTGTACCGCTTAGTGCTTTTATCATTGCATTTACCATGATTTATGGCAGAAACTATACGGAGCACATAGAATTAAGCCTTAAAATATTGGTGCCATATATACAGTTATTCGTGCAGGTGCTCCTGCCTTTTGCCACGTATATTGTGT contains these protein-coding regions:
- a CDS encoding GerAB/ArcD/ProY family transporter; this encodes MHREKIYPWQLFSLIFIFELGSAVLFALGIQAKQDIWIVVILSYLGAVVVAFVYTRLFYEYKCGLVEYLLKIWGKNLGSVISFMYIVFFLILTAVVTRNFMELLKTAILFLTPSAIITLLYIALITYAVMLGIECIARMSSLYVIIVAVLLVIQYSLFIASKEVDFSSILPILEDGIMLPLKTAFQITLEFPFTEIIAFTTVYPMLSKPQKAFSMTLAALTAAAVVIALNDIFIISILGVNETARISFPLYIAITMVRIGFIQNMDALVVIILVINGFFKVAIFYYACVESIQKLFNFKDYRFLLVPLSAFIIAFTMIYGRNYTEHIELSLKILVPYIQLFVQVLLPFATYIVSIFRKTAC